Genomic DNA from Telopea speciosissima isolate NSW1024214 ecotype Mountain lineage chromosome 2, Tspe_v1, whole genome shotgun sequence:
ttaaaaaatgaattttctgaccattttactcCTTGTCCGTACCGTGCTACCGATGTGGTATCGACACGGTATTGGGATCAGTGACTAGAAAAACCGATACGTATCGCCCGACGgtcgatacaataccgatacttagaaccatgatctctttgaagaagaacgatgaggatgaaatgttgaataaaaaaatttaatagaaaaattgaaggaaaaaaaaaaaaaacgaatggagtaaaaaacgggagagagaagaagtaggtgggtgctttcattttttactattttaatgacaaaaaaaggtaaaaaatacaagataaatggtaggttaaatagactagcaggttactaggtgaaaaggaagggcaatctgggtatttaaaaatatgagggtagaaggagatgtaaaagtttaaaagcaagatagtatcagaaaagaagtttaaggtacggtagttttagtaaatataggctaagtgtagggtagtgatagtaattgcctcTACTCTCTATCCAACACACGGGCTACTCTAGCCGATGCCAGTCATTTTAAATCGGTGCCGTCTAGTATCCACTTCGTGCCGGTAATGGCCATTTTTTGTGAGACACATTTTGGGAAAGGTGCTTCCAAggggtttcttctcctctttaaATAGATGTCGTCCTTAGCACTTAGGACATGATTCTAAGAgcctttccttctctctcacAATTCTCCTCTTGCGTGTTTCTTCATTGAGTCTAGTAGGAGAGTGCACTACTACTCGCAAAAGCCAAGGACTATTTTATCTTTATCTTGGAGACCAATTGGCCATTCTCCCAACTGCACAATAGGGTCTACATTTATTAGGACAACATGAAGTGACATGACTCAACCTACATATTACATTTACATTCAAATAAGTCTTTATGTGAAAAACACCTCTGCTcctcccttgttttaaggaggagagatagacacatgagagcgCTAgtgtaggctacactcccagacagaaaactatcttcctttatttaattaccaaaaaataaaactgcTTATATTAGGTAAATTAAAAGCAGTCAGGTAACTTGAATTGATCATCGATGGGAAGGATAAGATGTACATGCAGAAAACCGGGTTATTGAGTTATTGTTCGCTTACCCGGATTTCTAGGTTGGGTTAACAGATTGAACCAACTATGTCAGGCCAAATTAAGCCAGCCGGGCCTGGTTTAGTCCATTCAGAGTGCTTTATTTGATTGAAGGGAAGAATGGGTTGTGCATGCAAAAATTGGGTTCTTCATTCTTGGGTCGGGATAGTGGTTGATTATCCGGATTAATTCCAGGTCGGTTTAATGGATTGAACCAACTAGGTTAAACCTAATTAAGCCAGTCTGGACTGGTTTAGTCCACCTCAGAATGCACCCAATTGTGTCACATAGAAGGGAGATGTAGCATTAGGCATGTAGGCATTAGCCATCAAATTTCATCCACAATATGGGTCGGGTTTCTATATGCCTGGCCCATACCTGGTCACCTTAAATGGGGATTTCCAAATTCTAGTGGAGCCCATCTCGGATCAATCCAACCAAACCCATATAAATATTCTTGTCCAAAACATATATATTCACACTAAAATGTAAAATTGGCAATACATATGTAGGGCTTGTCATTACACCACATGGAAACCTTGCTTTATATCTAGTTATGTCGTTAGACGTATATAAATAAGCACAGTGATTGGGATGCTTATGTAAATCCATGGGGTGGATAAGCTgcggatagagagagagagagagagaaaatatgttgattttctttaATGCAAATATGTATTAACTGTGTTAAAACTAATTATTACAAATGTAGGAATctaataaaaaatccaaattattcaaaaccaaaaaaaaaaagaatttgaaacgaccaaagaaaaaaaagtgacatCCTATAAACTCTTCTAATGAAATTGTAATTATGTTTTCatatccaagaaaaaaaaaaaaaaactaaagcagcttaaaaaattttaatctaattaGCTAAATGAGGAATCACAGTTTGCTGCATGACATTGGCAATATTCTGATAAGCTGCTTGTGTTGGGTGGATGgcatcaaagaaaatatacttGAAATAGTCTGAGCAGATTGGAGTTGTCAAACTGTTGCACAGTTCACCCATCTATAAGTATCCGGTCCCACAACACCCTTTTAAGGTATGTTCAAAACCTATACATAAAACCAATTATCCAATTTATCAATGAGGAATAGGTACATCATAAGCCTATATAAAAAGTTAATTAATCAAATAAGATTAATTAAATCACAATAATTGTATACTTACCATATTTATTGGGGTAGAGAATCATGTCCATCAAGGGAGTGTAGATGTCCGCATAAGCAAGTTTAGCACCAGGGAGTGTAGCTTCCCACCTTGTGATATAACCTTGAAGCTTGGCGTTGTAGACCTGTGAATCCTCATTCTGTTCAACTACACACTTATGTTGTAGAATGTTTGGACCCAGTGGGATGGTACCCACCGTCGCTTGAATCGGCAAAGAACCAACCGGTGGGAGACCCGTTATCGAAATCTGTCTTGCTCCCATTCTATAAAGATCCTGTAATTTCCATccataaataagaaataaaaaacaaacatgaTTAATTAACCACTAATAAATAAGAAAGATTAATTACTGACCGAGACAAAAGTCTTAAGATTACTGAGAAGGAAATCATGGTAACCGGACAAGGAATAATCCACCCTCCTTGTGGGTAAATCATAATAGTTAAACAACATATCATTGGTTGTAGCACCAACTGTGAATATAGCATTCTCGATGATCTCATCTACAATGGTGTTTCCTACTGGATTTGAGCGATACATTCTTGGAAGTGGACCAATTGAGTTGACATTTTGATAACAGAACTTATATCGGCAGTCATGTCGTCCAATCTGGAACCGGCAGAGGCAAAGCTAACACCGGTGAG
This window encodes:
- the LOC122649603 gene encoding GDSL esterase/lipase At2g31550-like, which gives rise to MYRSNPVGNTIVDEIIENAIFTVGATTNDMLFNYYDLPTRRVDYSLSGYHDFLLSNLKTFVSDLYRMGARQISITGLPPVGSLPIQATVGTIPLGPNILQHKCVVEQNEDSQVYNAKLQGYITRWEATLPGAKLAYADIYTPLMDMILYPNKYGKYTIIVI